The sequence below is a genomic window from Sander lucioperca isolate FBNREF2018 chromosome 10, SLUC_FBN_1.2, whole genome shotgun sequence.
CAATACCAAGTAGTATCCAAATGTCTCCAGTCAAACGATACCTGCCATTGATCCTTTTTGTACCCAGATctaggaaaaaaaaagattttttgtaAGGTTTTGCTCGCAGCCAATCGCGACAtgtgagggggggaggggggaaagGTAATGTGCATTTGAACACTTATAAAACATATTAGTGTAAAAATCATGTGGATGAGGAGTGGCAATGGCATTTTATGCAACTGTATGCTTACATTTACATGATCGAATGAAGTACAGACAAAAAAGGTATCAAATGAAGTACTCTCTGGATATCGGTATCAGTAATCGGGTACTGATATTGGTACTGGTATCGTAATTCTTTtaaacaatacccagccctgcGTATAAACCAATTATATAGTGTTTCACCAGTTTGACATAACTGTTTTTCCGCTACTATGCAAAGACAGTTCCTATGTCTCAAGTCAGTTAAGGGCAAAAGTTGTGTATAAGTTTTGTATTGTATAAACTGCACTATACTCTGTTGCATGTAAAATATATTAACGCCATTATACATACTAAATCCAAACCTGTTTTTActaccttttttatttatgcagCAAAGTTATTTCTTACTGTGCTGCAGTTCCAATTCTGCTGTATTCTGTTACTACTGTACTTAACAACAGTCCAATGACCAATGTAGAAAACTATAAAATTCTTGTATTTATAGCATACTGAAAAAAATGGGCAACAAACCATTTGAAACTCAAACTGGAAAAAGCCAACGGACAAATATGATCAACATACTGTTTGGACAgggcaaatgtttttttatctgCAGAAGAATCCAAATTCATAACAAGAAGCTTGCAACACCACTTAATGGGATGCCACATATAGATTTTGGACAAGGTTAAGGTTAGTGCAGCAGGCAATAAGCAATGACCTGCAAGTCTGCAGCCAAACCTCACTAAAAACTTTGACCATTTTGCACAAGTCGCCATCTAGTGGCTtgttagacaaaaaaaaaacaaaaaaacactttagtTGATGTCATATTGGTCTAATACATGTAACGGAAAAGTTTCACATATCAAtgggttttcaaaataaaaagcagccCTGTTTTGATAGAAACTTACTGTCTGGATTATCTGACTTCTCGcagtaaaatattttatataaaagTACTTTGCCATTTGTTTAACAGCATTATCAAAACACTggagtgaaaaaaaatgttgaaacgTGTTtagtagaaaataaaaaaaaatccaactttacatccaaaacataACTCAGGAACCATCATATCCATGTGTCCTGTCACTCGCAGACAAACATCTAACTGCCACTCTGAGGCTCAAATGCTGACTGCCAAGTCTTGTAAATTTACGTTAATTGTCTTCTGCCATGTTCTGGCCAACTTATCAACTGCTGACTTGGCAATGAAGATGATATTTTGTGACAGACCACAAGGAAATGGTATGGTTCTTtttgtgatgatgatgagtagcacaacaaacaaaaaaaaggaagattGCGAAGTTAATGACTCCACCTCTGCCATATCACAGTCCCTGATGTATCTGCTGGCAACCTGAGAGTCAGCAGATTTAAGAAACTGGTTAGATGAGTAGTGAAGGGGTGGGTTTCTTGCCCGGCCATGCTTCTTTGGCATACTTCTTTTTGCGTGGCTCATTGTGGGTCTCTGGTAGGTAGGGGGCTGTGACAGGGGTGGGGTTGAGTGTGACAGGGGGCTGGGGAGCCTCTGGGGCCAGGTCCACCTCTGGTGCTGGATTAGGGAAGGGCAGAGGAAGCCCTCCCTGCATAGAAGCACCTCCTGGAGCTCCTGTTGGCTGGTTCTCATGACTGGTGGGAGGCAAGTCCCCATACAGACCACCGCCCAAGCTGTAGCCATGGATGCGCTTTGAAGTCAGTTCATCAAGACCCAGAGTGTTGTGACCCTCTGATCTTCGTTTCTGCAGCAGGGATGACAGAGGGTTTACTTTACAAGCCTAAACATAGCACTGTTAAAGTGCTGAGTGAGCAAACTGCTCAACACACATTAATACTTCGTAGCCTGTCAACTTAAATGAATAAAACTGGATTAGGCATTATTAATTGACCAAACCAAAGCTTACCTTGATGGGGACGACAGCAGTCTGCACCATGTTTCTAAAACGTCCCACCGAGGGGTCTATATCCTCTGTAAATGATAATACAAGTGTTACAATTTATTGCGGAGTGCATTTCTGAGCTCCCTCACTGCAAAACCCTTCAAATCACATTTACTGTTCGTAAAAGTCTTAGCTGAGATCAAAAGTCAAATCCTCTAAACTaatcttctttttttgctgtaaAACTTCAAAACAAGAATCTTAAAagaatttacaaaatgaatgtttaaaatggAGAGCAAtcgatcacaaaaaaaaatggtttgggAGTTGTTTATTAGGTATGAGTGGTTCTTTGTGTTTACTTCAATATCGCCTTTACTCTGACTCGTACCTGGGTTAATGATGGAGTCCTCCTCATTGAAGGTAACCCTGGAATTCCTGCGTTTCCTCTTTGGCCTCTGGATTTCCAGATTACCCTCCTCAATGGTCAGTAGGGAGATGCGCTTGTTGTGAGCCGTGTTAAACTCTGTCAGATTCTGGCAGgatgcagaaaaaaagtgtgtAATGTGGTTGCATTGATATCAAGATATTACTACTTTACAACACAACAGTAACCAGACTGAGCAGGATAATAACAGGTAGAATTATAAAAAATAGctgtgaacttgttttggggtgttgtctttgttttcatCATAAAACtaaccctctcactgtgtgttggttgtctaaaaaaatgtcttgtttagcaTTTGGTAGCACCTCGCCaaccaaagctagctagctttaaCTTACGTCAAA
It includes:
- the ppp1r8b gene encoding protein phosphatase 1, regulatory subunit 8b, translated to MATKIIKESAPPFDCPTWAGKPPQGLHLDVMKGDKLMEKLIIDEKKYYLFGRNPDWCDFTIDHQSCSRVHAALVYHKHLKRVFLIDLNSTHGTFLGHIRLEAHKPQQVPIDSTISFGASTRTYTIREKPQTQGPAGTGDSKTGEDEELKGLLGLPEEETELENLTEFNTAHNKRISLLTIEEGNLEIQRPKRKRRNSRVTFNEEDSIINPEDIDPSVGRFRNMVQTAVVPIKKRRSEGHNTLGLDELTSKRIHGYSLGGGLYGDLPPTSHENQPTGAPGGASMQGGLPLPFPNPAPEVDLAPEAPQPPVTLNPTPVTAPYLPETHNEPRKKKYAKEAWPGKKPTPSLLI